The DNA region CTATAGATGGCATTTTCTCGCTCCCGCTTGAACATCCTCACCCAGacctcctctccttcctgcaggTCCAGCATCAGGCTCTGGCTCTGCATGATGCTCCGGTCGCTGGGCTGGGCGTAGAGGATGGCCACCTCTTTCTCGTTCTTCATCAAGTGCAGGTAGGTCTCCTTGAAGTTCCAGGTGTGGACGTTGAGGCTGAAGTAATAGACTCCTGCCACATAGCAGAAGAACTTCCCCGAGAACATGTTGAAGTGTTTGTAGAGGTTCACGAACTCGGTGTCAAAAGTGACGTGCTGGAAGTAATCTGAGCTATGAAGGGGTTTTTTCCGACCCACTGAGAAAGCAGCATAGAGCTGCTTACAGGAATGGCCTTGTGGGCCGGGCTGGCCTTTCTGTCCCTTCCGTCCATTAAAGCCACGTGgccctctttctccttccttcccaacTGCTCCAGGGTAccctttctctcccatttcaCCCTTCTCACCTGCGAGCATAAAGGAAAACCTTGTCAGACGCAAGCGTGCAAAGCCCAAGCTGCAGACACGTCCTGCTGGAGACAAGCAGCAAGGCAGCTGTGCTAAACCACTGTTTTCCCAGCACGGAGGTCTGGAAGCGCTGGTCAGACACCAGCACCCTCCTaattatcagaaaaataaaaatgctaggTGAAAGCTTGGCTCCACTGAGCTTGTGGTGCCAATGTTCAAGGTCCCATAGCGGAACGCCATGGCCTGACCAGACCCATTACGTGAACCCAGTATTTGTGAGCGCAGCCCCTTCATGCAGAGGTTTGGGCAAGAAAACTTACTGATTTTGCTGAGGTCTGATTTGAGCCTGGGGAGAGGTGGTTGGGTTTGTCTGGTCTGCACATCCCCGCTCACAGGACTCCCTGACGCATCTCCTGTATTACACACTTAATttttgcctgcctgccttcccgaGGCAAAAAAATGTGTGACGGAAAAAGTGAGTGTGTCTTTTCCAGTTTCTAACTCTGCTGTGTAGTGATTCGGTGATAGCATTTGCATCTGGTTTTTAGTGTGACCTAATGTGACCTTCCAGTGGTTCTGGTTTTTGGTGGATTACAGCCTTTTGCCAACTCTCCTCACTTGCACACATTTACAGCCTGTGCTGTGTCACCCCTCAACCTTCTTTTGGGTAAATAAAGTGGATGAGTTTCTTAGTGCAGAGAGGAGCACGGCTTGCAAAATGAGGGCAAACAAGTAAGATAAAGGACGTTATCACAGTAGTCAGCTTTACCCACCTTTGAGGATGGTGATATCTATAGTGGGTTGGACTTTGGGGACCGAATAGGCAGGGTCGCTGCTCATCCTTGTGTATCGTGAGGAGATGATGGAGACGGGCTGCTCTGAAGGCCCGCAGCATCGCACGCACGAGAGGCGCCGCGGTTCCCGTCTCGGCAGACCCTTTTCCAGCACGGCACCGACGTTCGCAGTGGATACCAAGAGCAGGAGAAACACAGCACTCATCTtcagcagagccagctggaCCGAGCAAAGGAACAGAGATGATTAACATGGTGATTCAAATCAGAGCTTCTGATGGGCCATCTGTTAATGTTACCGCAAGGTGCATTTCTTCTGGTTAATTATTAGCTTATCTCGTCGTGGCACCAGGAGACTCCAGGTAGGAAGGGTGTCCCAGTGCGTGCCATTTACAAGCAATGGAAAAGGCAATCCCTGTATTCTCATTACCTGCAGTTGATATATCTGACAAGAGACACCAGGTAaacaaggggggaaaaaaccccaaaccaaaacctgcTGAGATCAGAAGCGAAGGCTGAGATGCTTAAAGCTTGTCTTAGCAAGCTCTGCTCAAGGCACACTCACTGCCTGGCTGCTGTTGGAGAAGCCCTTGCAAAAGGTGCTGGGTAAAAGACTCAAAGTGTTGCTCTGGTTACGGTTTCTTGCATTGCCATTCTGAAAAAGTCAAAATCAGAGGCAGAAAATGAAACTTCACTTAAATATAGAGCCTAAACCTgattttttgaggaaaaatctgaagggaaatgaaactaaaaaatcaaaagcatttgTCTCTTTAGATAGTCTCTCTTAGCCTCTTGCTGGTAACCTCTTTCCAAGGTGACCTAGCCAAGCACTCTGTGGCTCTGACCACATCCATGTGCTGTTCCTAGCAGAAACTGTAcgctttccatttttattttccatggtGCGGAATGGAAAGCCAAATAGCTGCAACAGACTGAACTGGGACTTGCTCTGCACAAACACTATGTTTTTTGAGACTATATCATTTTCATCTGCCACTGGCAAGCTCCAAAGGCCCTGAATAGTGGGTTGaatcaagagagaaaaatgtttcaggagGTGAGGTTTCTCTAGCTCCTCATCAGTCTCCATCCTAGGAGGGACTGGAGCTGGGGAGAGGCAACTGCAGCCTCATACCATGAATAATTAGTGTCATTCTACTGATTGCAGTGGTGTTTCATACAAGACAGGTTTTGGACCGATGCCTTTTTTGGACAGTATCCAAAGCCCGATTAGTTGGATGGACTCCTGTTGACCTCAAGCTAGGAACAGCTTTTacagtgctcctaccagctttaATTCCTGGAATAGTTGGGGAAGGTAGTAGCTGGATGTCCTGGCTTTCAGAAATAGCTCAATGAACACGCAGGTCCCATCTGCAGTTAGGGAGGGGATCTTGCCTTGGAGCTCTACAGAGGCTTCACTGGGCACAAACTGGACTAGCtgagaaaatatgaagaaaaaaatgtgtcagTCTGGGGCAAGGTACTTGGATCGTATGGGCGTTCTTGGGAGATGCTTGCTCCTAGTTCTCACCTGCCCCAAAAGAGCTGTCATTCACACCTTTTATTACTTGGTGTAATCCAGCTCCCTGGAAACCCAGTGAATACTTATGAGCAACAACATAATAACTTTCCTTCTGACAGCCGTGAAAGTCCTTTCATCAAATCTGTCATAACTTGAAATGATCTTTCTATTCATAATCGTACCTCATTCTAGGTACAATTCTGAGGAGGGATTAATACTCCTTTTATCAGTGTTCAGGGCCCgaatttcattttcatgaagccctttttaatttttgttcacTTCTTAAGCCATCTTTGTGCTGCCAAGCAGGAACAGAAACGCAATGCGAGCCTAATGGACACCAGGTCACAAATAACCAGCCCATATGTGACCAGAGCAGAAAGTTTGCATTGCAAAGAGCATTTGGGGTCTGTGTAATGTTTCTGGGGTTTCCTCTGCAGTGATTACAGTTTGTGCATATGCATGATGATCTAAAGACGACCTCAAGTTCACTCGGAGTCCCAGGCAATCAGGGCCAATATATCCTCTTTGAGACTAAAAGAGATTGAGCCCTTCCCAGGAGTGTGGGTAGTCAATAACCTGGGGGTAAAGTATAGGGCATTTGATTACATTGCCAGAGCATTAAAACCGGAGGGCATAATAGCTTACAATACCTTCATGAGGGAGAAAGAGCAGTCATTAAGAGGGGTATTCATAATGGGTGGAAGGGGAAGGATtcataaatacaaagaaattactttacatttttatagGTCATTATTCTCCCCGAGATGAATGTCTTTCCTATTTTAGAAGTGacttaaggggaaaaaaaaaaagtctgggtGAAAAATCAGTGTTCAGGTTGTGCACGTTTTACATTACTGTAATCCAAGCACCCATCGGAGAAATTGCAGCCACTTGCATGATTCATGAAGAGCAATTACTGAAGTTATTGGCTGGAAATTGCatttggacaaaaaaaagagaagaaaacgaTGCAACAATTCAGCCAATTCAGAGCATCCTAGAGCTGACACCTGCACACcacattttccttcaaaacttAGTGAAGTTAGTTCACTGAAGTGGCAAAAACATGTTATTTGGTTGCAATATCTGTGGGTAGGTGAAACCTTAACGATGTATGTGAATAAACAGTTTCAGATCTGCAGTCTGCTCGTAACAGACAAGTAAGGACAGGAG from Phalacrocorax aristotelis chromosome 10, bGulAri2.1, whole genome shotgun sequence includes:
- the C1QTNF8 gene encoding complement C1q tumor necrosis factor-related protein 8 gives rise to the protein MSAVFLLLLVSTANVGAVLEKGLPRREPRRLSCVRCCGPSEQPVSIISSRYTRMSSDPAYSVPKVQPTIDITILKGEKGEMGEKGYPGAVGKEGERGPRGFNGRKGQKGQPGPQGHSCKQLYAAFSVGRKKPLHSSDYFQHVTFDTEFVNLYKHFNMFSGKFFCYVAGVYYFSLNVHTWNFKETYLHLMKNEKEVAILYAQPSDRSIMQSQSLMLDLQEGEEVWVRMFKRERENAIYSEESDVYIIFNGHLIKPAIE